One stretch of Marinobacterium iners DNA includes these proteins:
- the rffA gene encoding dTDP-4-amino-4,6-dideoxygalactose transaminase, which produces MIDFNRPPFLGTELVFVEEAIKNGKLSGDGPFGKKCQTWFEENLPCKKALLNPSCTAALELAALLIDIQRGDEVIMPSYTFVSTANAFVLRGAKIVFVDIRPDTMNIDERLIEAAITEKTRAIVPVHYAGVACEMDTIMEIANRHQLFVIEDAAQGMMSTYKGQALGTIGHMGAFSFHETKNYTSGGEGGLLIINDDQFKERAEIIREKGTNRSQFFRGMVDKYQWVDVGSSYLPSELQAAFLWGQLESAEEINTNRLASWQAYYDALLPLQVAGKIELPTLPEACTHNAHMFYLKVADLEGRTALLEHLKANNILAVFHYVPLHTAAAGMQFARFHGEDRYTTTESERLIRLPMYYGLSMNDQAHVITAVKEFYM; this is translated from the coding sequence ATGATTGATTTTAATCGCCCCCCATTCCTCGGAACCGAGCTCGTCTTCGTTGAGGAAGCCATAAAAAATGGAAAACTCTCCGGCGACGGCCCGTTCGGCAAAAAATGTCAGACATGGTTTGAAGAAAATCTGCCCTGCAAAAAAGCACTGCTCAACCCGTCTTGCACGGCGGCATTAGAGCTTGCAGCTTTGCTGATTGATATTCAGCGCGGCGATGAAGTGATCATGCCGAGCTATACCTTTGTCAGCACGGCGAATGCGTTTGTATTGCGTGGCGCGAAAATAGTATTTGTTGATATTCGCCCCGACACCATGAACATTGACGAGCGGTTGATCGAAGCGGCCATTACCGAGAAAACACGTGCCATTGTTCCCGTCCACTACGCAGGTGTTGCCTGTGAAATGGATACCATCATGGAGATTGCCAACCGACATCAGTTATTTGTGATCGAGGATGCGGCACAGGGCATGATGAGCACTTACAAAGGCCAGGCGCTTGGTACCATCGGCCATATGGGCGCATTCAGCTTTCACGAAACTAAAAACTACACCAGCGGTGGTGAAGGCGGGCTGCTTATCATCAACGACGATCAGTTCAAGGAAAGAGCTGAAATCATCCGCGAAAAAGGCACCAACCGTAGCCAGTTCTTCCGTGGAATGGTCGATAAATACCAATGGGTTGATGTCGGCAGCAGCTATCTGCCGAGTGAGCTTCAGGCCGCGTTTCTGTGGGGTCAACTGGAAAGTGCTGAAGAAATCAACACAAACCGACTTGCAAGCTGGCAGGCGTATTATGATGCACTGCTACCCCTGCAAGTAGCAGGTAAAATCGAACTGCCGACACTTCCCGAAGCGTGCACCCACAATGCGCACATGTTCTACCTCAAGGTGGCAGATCTGGAAGGGCGTACTGCATTGCTTGAGCACCTCAAGGCGAACAATATATTAGCGGTTTTTCATTATGTTCCACTGCACACGGCTGCCGCTGGTATGCAGTTCGCACGTTTCCACGGGGAAGATCGTTACACCACCACGGAAAGTGAACGCTTGATCCGTTTGCCTATGTATTATGGGCTGTCTATGAATGATCAAGCGCATGTGATTACAGCGGTTAAAGAGTTTTACATGTGA